The proteins below come from a single Candidatus Baltobacteraceae bacterium genomic window:
- a CDS encoding alpha-ketoacid dehydrogenase subunit beta: MSSPSQVMNNVEAVRATLYEAMKSDDRTVILGEDVGARGNVFLITKDFVQEFGTERVIDTPIAEASIVGIAVGMAMEGLRPIAEIQFADFIYPAFNQIVGEAAKTRYRSNGEYTCPLVIRTPYGGGVRGALSHSVSIEALFYHVPGLKIVAPSFPADVKGLLNAAIDDPDPVLFLEHKKTYRLIKGEVPEGHYTIPIGKADIKKAGEKLTVVSYGLYVHWALDAANQLEKEGMSVEVIDLRSIRPMDKQTILESVRKTRKLLIVHEDNKFGGIGAEISAMVAEEALFDLDAPIRRHCAPDVPAMGYALPLEEEYMSSPGEMAEAMREMVRF; encoded by the coding sequence GTGAGTTCGCCGTCGCAAGTAATGAACAACGTCGAAGCCGTGCGCGCGACGCTGTACGAAGCCATGAAGTCCGACGATCGCACCGTCATTCTCGGTGAAGACGTGGGCGCTCGCGGCAACGTCTTTCTCATCACCAAGGATTTCGTGCAAGAGTTCGGCACCGAGCGCGTCATCGATACGCCGATCGCCGAAGCTTCGATCGTCGGCATCGCCGTCGGCATGGCGATGGAAGGCCTGCGCCCGATCGCCGAGATTCAGTTTGCCGATTTCATCTATCCGGCGTTCAATCAGATCGTTGGCGAGGCCGCGAAGACGCGCTATCGCAGCAACGGCGAGTACACCTGTCCGCTCGTGATCCGCACGCCGTACGGCGGCGGCGTGCGCGGCGCGCTCTCACACTCCGTTTCGATCGAAGCGCTCTTCTATCACGTACCCGGTTTGAAGATCGTCGCGCCGTCGTTCCCGGCCGACGTCAAGGGGCTGCTCAACGCCGCGATCGACGATCCCGATCCGGTTCTGTTTCTCGAGCATAAGAAGACCTATCGCCTGATCAAAGGCGAGGTTCCCGAAGGGCATTACACGATTCCGATCGGTAAGGCCGACATCAAGAAGGCCGGCGAGAAACTCACCGTGGTTTCGTACGGACTGTACGTGCACTGGGCGCTCGACGCCGCCAACCAACTGGAGAAAGAGGGCATGTCGGTCGAGGTGATCGACCTGCGTTCGATTCGTCCGATGGACAAGCAGACGATCTTGGAAAGCGTGCGCAAAACGCGCAAACTTTTAATCGTACACGAAGACAACAAATTCGGCGGCATCGGCGCGGAAATCTCCGCGATGGTCGCCGAAGAAGCGCTCTTCGATCTGGATGCGCCGATCCGCCGCCACTGCGCGCCGGACGTTCCCGCGATGGGCTACGCGCTTCCGCTCGAGGAAGAGTACATGAGTTCGCCGGGCGAGATGGCCGAGGCGATGCGAGAGATGGTGCGTTTCTAA
- a CDS encoding dihydrolipoamide acetyltransferase family protein, which yields MATTITMPQLGETVTEGTVERWLKKAGDTVEKYEAFLEVSTDKVNSEVPSPVTGTIRELLVAEGTTVPTGTPIAILDEVGAATGAAAAAASPDAMAESANAEPVPGFNIPQTPVPSAAEAVAAKPAPALSNGHSTNGHSAAAQGTPEHALRGASPAVRKLAREHHVDVRALNGSGAKGRVTADDVLAAARTAPAPSAPAKPNAPATAPGPGGTSSYGQPIPGTTIALNSSRRIIAERMVESKHTAPHAWSMVEVDVTNVWKWRTREKDRFERDTGYKLTLLPFFIRAVVESLAAFPLMNAKFVTADAAPASIYVHGDVNIGIAIGLPTNLVVPVIKKADSLSIKGLAIASGDLVDRARKNKLSADDLQGGTFTVNNNGANGSYASAPIINGGQAGIVTMETVVKKPVVTKDDAIAIRQIMNVCLSLDHRVVDGYVASGFLADLKKRLEAMGPEGAL from the coding sequence ATGGCTACCACGATTACGATGCCGCAGCTCGGCGAGACCGTTACCGAAGGCACGGTCGAACGCTGGTTGAAAAAGGCCGGCGACACCGTCGAGAAGTACGAGGCGTTTCTCGAAGTTTCGACCGACAAAGTGAACTCCGAGGTTCCCTCGCCCGTGACGGGAACGATTCGCGAACTGCTCGTCGCCGAAGGCACGACCGTGCCCACCGGAACCCCGATCGCGATTCTCGATGAAGTCGGCGCGGCAACGGGCGCGGCCGCTGCCGCTGCATCGCCCGATGCGATGGCCGAAAGCGCCAACGCCGAACCCGTTCCGGGATTCAACATTCCGCAAACCCCGGTGCCGAGCGCCGCCGAAGCGGTCGCCGCCAAACCGGCGCCCGCGCTTTCGAACGGCCATTCGACCAACGGACATTCGGCCGCCGCCCAAGGCACGCCCGAACATGCCTTGCGCGGCGCTTCGCCCGCAGTGCGAAAACTCGCGCGCGAACATCACGTGGACGTTCGCGCGCTCAACGGCTCGGGTGCGAAGGGCCGCGTTACCGCCGACGACGTGCTCGCGGCCGCGCGCACGGCACCGGCACCGAGCGCTCCGGCGAAACCGAACGCGCCGGCGACGGCTCCCGGACCCGGCGGTACGAGCAGCTACGGTCAACCGATTCCGGGCACGACGATCGCGCTCAATAGTTCGCGGCGCATCATCGCCGAACGCATGGTCGAGAGCAAGCACACGGCGCCGCACGCGTGGTCGATGGTGGAAGTCGACGTTACCAACGTCTGGAAGTGGCGCACCCGCGAAAAGGATCGCTTCGAACGCGACACGGGGTACAAGCTGACGCTGCTGCCCTTCTTCATCCGCGCCGTCGTCGAGTCGCTCGCAGCGTTTCCGCTGATGAACGCCAAGTTCGTGACCGCCGATGCCGCTCCGGCGTCGATCTACGTGCACGGCGACGTGAATATCGGGATTGCGATCGGTCTGCCGACGAATCTGGTCGTACCGGTAATCAAGAAGGCCGATTCACTCTCGATCAAGGGATTGGCGATCGCCTCCGGCGACTTGGTCGACCGCGCGCGCAAGAACAAACTCTCGGCCGACGATCTTCAAGGCGGCACGTTCACGGTCAACAACAACGGTGCGAATGGATCGTACGCTTCGGCGCCGATCATCAACGGCGGCCAAGCCGGCATCGTGACGATGGAGACGGTCGTAAAGAAACCGGTCGTCACCAAGGACGATGCAATCGCGATCCGCCAGATCATGAACGTCTGCCTCTCGCTCGATCACCGCGTCGTCGACGGCTACGTCGCAAGCGGCTTCCTCGCCGATCTCAAAAAACGCCTAGAAGCAATGGGCCCCGAAGGCGCTCTCTGA
- a CDS encoding amidohydrolase, translating to MIASLEIPHDELVRVRRHFHMHPELSMVEFETGAYIERELRALDLDDLRTGVGKTGILGTLKGGRPGPVTLLRADIDALPVSEVADVEYKSTKNGVMHACGHDAHIAILLCAAKELARRRDEISGTLVFCFQPGEEGYAGNKLMIEDGALENPHVDRVFALHVFSGLEVGKIGVRDGAFFASSDEFHLTLRGKGGHGAMPERAIDPIVAGAQFVTMLQTVVSREIAPKDPAVFTVGKFSSGSTFNVIPTEAEMEGTVRSFDKDVRASMPERMERILKGLSIAMRVEYEMRYRMGYPPTVNDPAMNDIVRAVGREELGEANVVDPHDIVMWAEDMSYMMEERPGAYFVVGARGTELGTQPQHSARYDIDEGALDVGFRMMVALGLHSL from the coding sequence ATGATCGCCTCGCTCGAGATACCGCACGACGAACTCGTCCGCGTACGTCGCCACTTTCACATGCATCCCGAACTCTCGATGGTCGAGTTTGAAACGGGCGCGTACATCGAACGCGAGTTGCGCGCGCTCGATTTGGACGATCTGCGTACCGGGGTCGGGAAGACGGGCATCCTCGGCACGCTCAAAGGGGGCCGGCCCGGGCCGGTGACGCTGCTGCGTGCCGACATCGATGCGCTGCCCGTGAGCGAAGTTGCCGACGTCGAATATAAGTCGACCAAAAACGGCGTGATGCACGCGTGCGGACACGACGCACACATCGCGATTTTACTTTGCGCCGCCAAGGAACTCGCGCGCCGCCGCGACGAGATCTCCGGCACGCTCGTATTCTGTTTTCAACCCGGCGAAGAAGGTTACGCCGGCAACAAACTCATGATCGAAGACGGCGCGCTCGAGAATCCGCACGTGGACCGGGTCTTCGCATTGCACGTCTTTAGCGGGTTGGAAGTTGGGAAGATCGGCGTGCGCGACGGTGCGTTCTTTGCTTCCTCCGACGAGTTCCATCTGACGCTGCGCGGCAAGGGCGGCCACGGGGCGATGCCCGAACGCGCGATCGACCCGATCGTGGCGGGAGCGCAGTTCGTCACGATGCTGCAGACCGTCGTGAGCCGCGAGATCGCGCCGAAGGATCCCGCGGTCTTTACCGTCGGCAAGTTCTCAAGCGGTTCGACGTTCAACGTGATTCCCACCGAAGCGGAGATGGAAGGCACGGTTCGCTCGTTCGATAAAGACGTGCGCGCGTCCATGCCCGAGCGCATGGAGCGCATCCTCAAAGGGCTCTCGATCGCGATGCGCGTCGAATACGAGATGCGCTATCGCATGGGATATCCGCCGACGGTCAACGATCCGGCGATGAACGACATCGTGCGCGCAGTCGGCCGCGAGGAACTCGGCGAGGCGAACGTCGTCGATCCGCACGATATCGTGATGTGGGCTGAGGACATGTCCTACATGATGGAAGAGCGCCCCGGTGCCTATTTCGTCGTCGGCGCGCGCGGCACCGAACTCGGCACCCAGCCGCAACACAGCGCCCGCTACGATATCGACGAGGGCGCCCTCGACGTCGGCTTCAGAATGATGGTAGCCCTAGGATTGCACTCTCTCTAA
- a CDS encoding AraC family transcriptional regulator — protein sequence MVSSRPDPAQDLSAPVNIGCGALLPIRSTRFAAIFDYTHDALRGPERADNKMFAFNCIVLTTKEHWEFHGAAGRADIDARSMMVGSAGDGYSCRHYRGCEDGNLVVGLRDDAIDPDCRRLFLTQVVPAQALLVRLIGNLPHLLDDDSFDSAVFTLFDEASAISRRDSNIAAPKLRMQRAKRFIEMHAFESIGLSDVARELGLSPFTALRQFRSATGKTPYGYLLELRLARARELLERTEDSIASIAEKVAFKDLAHFSRFFKKCTGESPSLYRSSRQNGRRPSTGSVLRQAQDDNGLSC from the coding sequence ATGGTTTCATCTCGACCCGATCCCGCCCAGGATCTCAGCGCACCGGTGAACATCGGATGCGGTGCGCTGTTACCGATACGCTCCACGCGATTTGCCGCGATTTTCGATTACACGCACGATGCGCTTCGCGGTCCGGAACGCGCCGATAACAAGATGTTTGCGTTTAATTGCATCGTCCTGACCACGAAAGAGCACTGGGAGTTTCACGGAGCCGCGGGTAGGGCCGACATCGACGCGCGCTCCATGATGGTTGGGTCGGCGGGCGACGGCTATAGTTGCAGACATTACCGCGGCTGCGAAGACGGCAACCTGGTCGTCGGCCTACGCGACGATGCGATCGATCCGGATTGCCGACGACTCTTCTTGACCCAGGTCGTACCCGCGCAAGCACTGCTGGTGAGACTCATCGGGAACCTGCCGCACTTGTTGGACGACGACAGTTTCGATTCGGCGGTGTTTACGCTCTTCGATGAGGCGTCCGCTATTTCGAGGCGCGACTCGAATATCGCCGCGCCGAAGCTGCGAATGCAGCGGGCGAAACGCTTCATCGAAATGCACGCCTTCGAGTCGATCGGACTTTCCGACGTGGCTCGCGAACTCGGGCTCTCGCCATTTACCGCGCTTCGCCAATTTCGATCCGCAACCGGAAAAACGCCGTACGGCTATCTTCTGGAGCTGCGGCTCGCGCGCGCCCGGGAGCTGCTCGAACGTACTGAGGATTCGATAGCTTCAATCGCGGAGAAAGTGGCCTTCAAAGATCTGGCGCACTTTTCACGATTCTTCAAGAAATGCACGGGCGAATCGCCGTCACTCTACCGGTCATCGCGACAAAACGGACGACGTCCTTCGACAGGCTCCGTTCTTCGACAGGCTCAGGATGACAATGGCTTGTCATGCTGA
- a CDS encoding thiamine pyrophosphate-dependent dehydrogenase E1 component subunit alpha gives MAKTDTQVRKTLERRGLSDEQLKAIFRNMLLQRQLDNRGFQLNRQGKIPFALGSEGHEALQAGAAMAFERGKDILAPYYRDLGLAVGIGFSAYEVLLSLFARQADHNGGRQFPNHYSSKKAGMMSFSSILAAHIPHAVGAAYAMKLRKETGRAVLVTCGDGTTSEGEWHESMNFASIHKLPIVMLVENNQWAISTPLDQQMGQPDIYKRAEGYGMPGEQFDGFDPIVTYDVVKRAMDRARNGGGPSLVEGVCYRFLAHSTDDNDMTYRSKDEVAEHRKNDPVPLFEGVLLAAGVMNAADVDAMKKDVLRETNEATDKAEEQPYPAASELYTNLFEGAWEPWL, from the coding sequence ATGGCAAAAACCGATACTCAAGTGCGCAAGACACTCGAGCGGCGCGGGCTGTCCGACGAACAGCTCAAAGCGATCTTCCGCAACATGCTGCTCCAGCGCCAACTCGACAATCGCGGCTTTCAGCTCAACCGGCAAGGCAAGATTCCGTTCGCGCTCGGCAGCGAGGGGCACGAAGCCCTGCAGGCCGGCGCGGCGATGGCGTTCGAGCGCGGCAAGGATATCCTCGCGCCGTACTATCGCGATTTGGGACTTGCCGTCGGCATCGGCTTCTCGGCCTACGAAGTGCTCCTCTCGCTCTTTGCGCGTCAAGCCGACCACAACGGCGGTCGCCAATTCCCCAACCACTATTCGAGCAAAAAAGCCGGCATGATGTCGTTCTCATCGATCCTCGCGGCCCACATCCCGCACGCGGTCGGAGCGGCGTACGCGATGAAACTGCGCAAGGAGACCGGACGCGCGGTGCTCGTCACCTGCGGCGACGGCACGACCAGCGAAGGCGAGTGGCACGAATCGATGAACTTCGCCTCGATTCACAAGCTGCCGATCGTAATGCTCGTCGAAAACAATCAATGGGCGATCTCGACCCCGCTCGACCAGCAGATGGGCCAGCCCGATATCTACAAGCGCGCCGAAGGCTACGGCATGCCGGGCGAACAGTTCGACGGGTTCGATCCGATCGTCACGTACGACGTCGTCAAGCGTGCGATGGATCGTGCGCGCAACGGCGGCGGCCCCTCGCTCGTCGAGGGCGTTTGCTACCGCTTCCTCGCCCACTCAACCGACGACAACGATATGACCTATCGCAGCAAAGACGAGGTCGCCGAACATCGCAAGAACGATCCGGTCCCGCTCTTTGAAGGCGTTTTGCTCGCGGCCGGCGTCATGAACGCGGCCGATGTCGATGCGATGAAAAAAGACGTGCTTCGTGAAACGAACGAAGCCACCGACAAAGCCGAAGAGCAGCCCTATCCGGCCGCCTCGGAACTCTATACGAATCTCTTCGAAGGAGCCTGGGAACCGTGGCTGTGA
- a CDS encoding TonB-dependent receptor: protein MFMPRYRAKRAIVAVALLIGMLSQGTWTLAGTTGRMNGTVVQADNGAPIANAKVTAVSPTQTSATVTDGSGHFGFISLSPDTYSVSVEKDGFIATSEAGISVFADATQSVAIRMQSSLKTIARVRSLSTASLVRSGTTADVYSINAATQDKMSGLGGGGGLNSAYSAIASVPGAFVPLNQTGYFQTVHIRGGDYDQVGYELDGVPVNRSFDNYPSGAASSLGQQEVQVYTGASPANSEGQGLAGYINQVIKAGTYPGFGSANLGIGAPSFYHKASVEAGGSQPDRLFSYYAGIGGYDQDFRYVDQNNAAGRSELAGPLAPVAAGTGTCPAALAPTGCYLLLPYQYTFQSGIADRDVVANLHFGIPHHHDGGRDDIQLLWDSGNLTNPFYNSTNDEGGFAAFGGAANAPAFADGYQWTCGGVGSTTNVLNSACVTHYAYPGTPPHVFGGTIPPDLRDVLRNSQEIVKLQYQKNFGSDAFFRIYGYTYYSSWTHNGPNSASSNFLACCASDYELSSHTRGVSATLSKQFNAKNLLSLQGAYTTASSVRDNNTQMFNTGGARSRGIVMVNANDPLSGNCFDASGTNITCNPAGDANGNRANFATWGGVSRGTVPALAASCNIPGGSAGPCTWLIAENSLWATYNAVTPKFTALSLTDEFRPTDKLLLNLGLRYDRFQFVGGDTHVNDPARAFWFKAWNLDNCINAAGVPVDKSAIGAGLLPNNPCPAGYTAADMRNVSGTTTYGVFQPRLGGTYTLNPDTVVRFSAGKYAEPPNAAFEQYDTLQENTPFELPGSNAFYSLGFTTPGQHAVRPPTSLNFDLSLEKHLKGTDWSFKLTPFLRETKDQIQQFFLDQKTAFSSGINVGRQTSKGVEFQLSKGDFSRNGLSGQLSFAYTHSGIRYDTLSNGSTVVSGVNTDIQRYNALTKSGGGSPCYLAGAASGCAVAGAIANPYYNAPVQALIDPTQSFATYTIFPGPTQSSAVAYGAPYVATAILNYKHDRMTITPSLQFQGGARYGAPETTNGIDPATCGAPLGGGTANDPRYPYGAAGGNPYDATNCGGTVAIPDPYTNAFDNLGSFVQPNQLAANLQLSYEISPKITVVGTFANLVGTCWGGTKAAWTLASDHNVCSYNILNTGGAIGPVGNLYNPPATVGDFQRLIRYPYAAYLGGANTNTAAGNFNQTKQPFQFFLEARIKL, encoded by the coding sequence ATGTTCATGCCACGATACCGCGCCAAACGCGCGATTGTGGCCGTCGCATTGCTCATCGGAATGCTCAGCCAGGGAACATGGACACTGGCTGGGACCACCGGTCGCATGAACGGCACGGTCGTGCAAGCAGATAACGGCGCACCCATCGCTAACGCCAAGGTAACGGCGGTAAGCCCAACGCAAACGTCGGCAACCGTTACCGACGGATCGGGTCACTTCGGGTTCATTTCCCTCTCTCCCGACACGTACAGCGTGTCGGTTGAAAAAGACGGATTTATCGCGACGAGCGAGGCGGGCATCAGCGTGTTCGCCGATGCAACGCAATCCGTGGCCATTCGCATGCAATCGTCGCTAAAGACGATCGCCAGAGTCCGATCGCTTTCAACGGCCAGCCTCGTTCGGTCGGGAACGACGGCCGACGTCTACTCGATCAATGCAGCTACGCAAGATAAGATGTCGGGATTGGGCGGCGGCGGCGGGCTCAACAGCGCGTATTCCGCGATTGCCTCCGTGCCCGGTGCGTTTGTCCCGCTCAATCAAACCGGCTACTTCCAGACGGTTCACATTCGCGGCGGCGACTACGACCAGGTCGGATACGAGTTGGACGGCGTGCCGGTAAACCGCTCGTTCGACAACTATCCGTCGGGTGCGGCGTCCTCGCTCGGACAGCAAGAGGTTCAAGTCTACACCGGCGCCTCGCCGGCAAACTCCGAAGGTCAGGGACTGGCCGGCTACATCAATCAGGTCATCAAGGCCGGCACCTATCCGGGTTTCGGTTCCGCGAATCTCGGCATCGGCGCGCCCTCCTTCTACCACAAGGCCTCGGTTGAGGCCGGCGGTTCGCAGCCGGATCGTCTCTTTTCGTACTACGCCGGTATCGGCGGTTACGATCAAGACTTCCGCTACGTAGACCAGAATAACGCCGCCGGACGCAGCGAGCTTGCCGGCCCGCTCGCGCCGGTGGCCGCGGGCACCGGAACCTGCCCGGCCGCACTCGCGCCTACCGGATGCTATCTGCTGCTGCCGTACCAATATACGTTTCAGTCGGGCATTGCCGACCGCGACGTCGTTGCAAATCTACACTTCGGCATCCCCCACCACCACGACGGCGGCCGCGACGATATCCAACTGCTGTGGGATAGCGGCAACCTCACCAACCCCTTCTACAATTCGACCAACGACGAAGGCGGGTTCGCCGCATTCGGCGGTGCGGCAAACGCGCCTGCGTTCGCCGACGGTTATCAATGGACGTGCGGCGGCGTCGGCAGCACGACGAACGTGTTAAATAGCGCGTGCGTCACCCACTACGCCTACCCGGGAACTCCACCGCACGTCTTCGGCGGCACGATTCCGCCCGATCTGCGCGACGTACTCCGAAACAGCCAGGAGATCGTGAAGCTGCAGTATCAGAAGAATTTCGGCAGCGATGCGTTCTTCCGAATCTACGGCTACACGTACTACAGCAGCTGGACCCACAACGGTCCGAACAGCGCTTCCTCGAACTTCTTAGCGTGCTGCGCCTCGGACTACGAACTGAGTTCGCACACGCGCGGCGTGAGCGCCACCTTGAGCAAGCAGTTCAATGCGAAAAACCTCCTGAGCCTGCAGGGCGCTTATACAACCGCGTCGTCGGTGCGCGACAACAACACGCAAATGTTTAACACCGGCGGAGCCCGCTCCAGAGGCATCGTTATGGTCAACGCCAACGATCCGCTCAGCGGAAACTGTTTCGATGCAAGCGGTACGAACATCACCTGCAATCCGGCCGGCGATGCCAACGGCAATCGCGCCAACTTCGCTACGTGGGGCGGCGTCTCCAGAGGCACGGTCCCGGCGCTCGCAGCGTCGTGCAACATTCCCGGCGGCAGCGCCGGCCCGTGCACCTGGCTCATTGCGGAAAACTCGCTCTGGGCGACCTATAACGCGGTCACCCCGAAATTTACAGCCCTTTCCCTCACCGATGAATTCCGTCCGACCGACAAGCTGCTGCTCAACCTTGGGTTGCGGTACGATCGGTTCCAATTCGTCGGTGGAGATACGCACGTGAACGATCCCGCGCGCGCGTTTTGGTTTAAGGCGTGGAACCTCGACAACTGCATCAACGCGGCCGGCGTTCCCGTCGACAAGTCGGCGATCGGCGCGGGCTTGCTGCCGAACAATCCGTGTCCGGCGGGTTACACCGCCGCAGACATGCGCAACGTCTCGGGAACGACCACCTACGGCGTCTTCCAGCCGCGGCTGGGCGGAACGTACACGCTCAATCCAGATACGGTCGTTCGCTTCTCGGCGGGCAAATATGCCGAACCACCGAACGCGGCGTTCGAGCAATACGATACGCTTCAGGAAAATACGCCGTTCGAACTTCCGGGATCGAACGCGTTTTATTCGCTCGGCTTCACCACGCCGGGCCAACACGCCGTTCGTCCCCCGACCTCGCTGAACTTCGATCTCTCGCTAGAAAAACACCTCAAAGGCACGGATTGGTCCTTTAAACTCACCCCGTTCCTGCGCGAAACGAAGGACCAGATTCAACAGTTCTTCCTGGATCAGAAGACGGCGTTTTCCTCCGGGATCAACGTCGGCCGTCAGACCAGCAAAGGCGTCGAATTCCAGTTGAGCAAAGGAGACTTCAGCCGCAACGGGCTTTCCGGGCAACTCTCGTTTGCCTACACGCATTCGGGAATTCGCTACGACACGCTCAGCAACGGCTCGACGGTCGTAAGCGGCGTCAATACCGATATTCAACGATACAACGCGCTGACCAAGAGTGGCGGCGGATCGCCGTGCTATCTCGCGGGCGCGGCTTCCGGGTGCGCCGTCGCGGGCGCGATCGCCAACCCGTACTACAACGCGCCGGTGCAAGCCCTCATCGACCCGACCCAGTCGTTCGCGACCTACACGATCTTCCCGGGGCCGACCCAGTCGTCGGCCGTTGCGTACGGCGCGCCGTACGTCGCGACCGCGATCCTGAACTACAAACACGATCGGATGACGATCACGCCGTCCCTGCAATTCCAAGGCGGCGCCCGGTATGGCGCACCGGAAACCACCAACGGTATCGATCCGGCCACCTGCGGTGCGCCGCTCGGCGGCGGCACGGCCAACGACCCGCGCTATCCGTACGGCGCTGCCGGCGGCAATCCGTACGATGCCACGAATTGCGGCGGAACGGTTGCAATTCCAGACCCCTACACCAACGCGTTCGACAACCTCGGCTCGTTCGTACAGCCGAATCAACTCGCCGCGAACCTCCAACTGAGTTACGAAATATCGCCGAAAATAACGGTGGTTGGCACGTTTGCGAATCTCGTCGGTACGTGTTGGGGCGGCACGAAGGCTGCGTGGACGCTTGCGAGCGACCACAACGTCTGCTCGTACAATATCCTCAATACCGGCGGCGCGATCGGCCCGGTCGGCAATCTCTACAATCCGCCCGCAACGGTTGGCGACTTTCAGCGATTGATCCGCTATCCATACGCCGCCTACCTCGGCGGAGCCAACACGAACACCGCCGCCGGAAACTTCAACCAAACCAAACAACCCTTCCAGTTCTTCCTAGAGGCTCGCATCAAGCTCTAA
- a CDS encoding thiamine pyrophosphate-dependent dehydrogenase E1 component subunit alpha — protein MAANTKATLSFERHGLTDLQLIEMLRIMTMQRTLENRGFQLNRQGKIPFASASEGHEAVQAGAALAFERGKDILAPYYRDLGLDIGIGLTPYEVLLSLFARAADLSGGRQFPHHYASRKLNLFSISSIIAAQVCHAVGAAYAIKLRKEAGRAVLTTFGDGATSEGEWHESLNFAAVHKLPIVFLCENNEWAISTPISRQSGQTDIYKKAAGYGMPGAVVDGFDPIACYAAVKEAMDRARSGGGPTLVEAKCYRFLSHTTDDDDRTYRSREEVEARRKDDPVPKFERFLIDRGVLTAEKVAALKSSVLAEANEATDKAEAMPYPEPGDLYTNLHAGPWEPWQ, from the coding sequence GTGGCCGCCAACACAAAAGCGACGCTGTCCTTCGAGCGACACGGGCTTACCGATCTACAACTCATCGAGATGCTGCGCATCATGACGATGCAGCGAACGCTCGAGAATCGCGGATTTCAGCTCAATCGGCAGGGCAAGATTCCGTTTGCGTCGGCAAGCGAAGGCCACGAAGCTGTGCAAGCGGGCGCGGCGCTCGCCTTCGAGCGCGGCAAAGATATCCTCGCTCCCTACTACCGCGATCTCGGCCTCGATATCGGCATCGGGCTAACGCCGTACGAGGTGCTACTCTCGCTCTTCGCGCGGGCCGCCGACCTTTCGGGCGGCCGCCAGTTTCCCCACCACTACGCCAGCCGCAAGCTCAACCTGTTCTCGATCAGTTCGATCATCGCCGCGCAGGTGTGCCACGCCGTCGGCGCGGCGTACGCGATCAAGCTCCGCAAAGAGGCCGGTCGTGCCGTACTCACCACCTTCGGCGACGGGGCGACGAGCGAGGGCGAGTGGCACGAATCGCTAAATTTCGCCGCCGTGCACAAGCTGCCGATCGTGTTCCTCTGTGAGAACAACGAGTGGGCGATCTCGACCCCGATCTCGCGCCAGAGCGGCCAAACCGATATCTATAAGAAAGCGGCGGGCTACGGCATGCCGGGCGCGGTGGTCGACGGGTTCGATCCGATCGCGTGCTACGCGGCCGTCAAAGAGGCGATGGACCGCGCCCGTTCGGGCGGCGGCCCCACCCTGGTCGAGGCTAAGTGCTACCGCTTTCTCTCGCACACGACCGACGACGACGATCGCACCTACCGCAGCCGCGAAGAGGTGGAGGCGCGGCGCAAGGACGATCCGGTACCCAAATTCGAGCGGTTTTTGATCGATCGCGGCGTCCTGACCGCCGAGAAGGTGGCCGCCTTGAAGTCATCCGTCCTGGCCGAGGCGAACGAAGCCACGGACAAGGCCGAAGCGATGCCCTACCCCGAGCCCGGCGACCTCTACACGAATCTCCACGCCGGCCCCTGGGAACCGTGGCAATAA